Part of the Methanomassiliicoccales archaeon genome is shown below.
TCTCAGCCAGACCGAGGACTTCATCCAGCGTTACGTATCACGGGAAGGGTACGAGGCTACGATTCTAAAAAGGTATAAATTCGGGATTCCTCATATGTTCGAATTCCATAGCAAGGCGAAGAAAGAAGTCGACGTCACGCTATTTTGCATCCTCAAAGAAGGTGTACCGGAATGAGTGACAAAAAGAAGGTTTTACCAGGTGACGAGGTGGCAGTGGCCGAGGAGTACCTCCCTGCCGAAGGCACTTATGAAGAGAACGGGATAGTCTACTCCGCCCTGACCGGCGAGCTGGATATGAACGATTCGGATAAGACGGTCAGTGTGAAGGCGGAGAATCCCATGGTCTCTCTGGCGATAGGAGATTCAGTTTTCTGCGAGATCACCGACGTGCGAGCCTCGATGGCGATCTGCGAGGTGGTGATGGTCGAGGGCAGGTCCCGCAACATCACCGGGGACACCAACGGCACCATCCATGTCTCCAAGATATCCCAGGACTACGTGCAGGACGTCGGCCGCGAATACCGACCCAGCGATATCATCCGCGCTAAGGTCATGCAGGTCAAGCCGTCCATT
Proteins encoded:
- a CDS encoding exosome complex RNA-binding protein Csl4; the encoded protein is MSDKKKVLPGDEVAVAEEYLPAEGTYEENGIVYSALTGELDMNDSDKTVSVKAENPMVSLAIGDSVFCEITDVRASMAICEVVMVEGRSRNITGDTNGTIHVSKISQDYVQDVGREYRPSDIIRAKVMQVKPSI